A window of Prolixibacter sp. SD074 contains these coding sequences:
- a CDS encoding ParA family protein → MGKIIALANQKGGVGKTTTAINLAASLAVLEQKVLIIDADPQANATSGVGFDVRNVTTSIYECIVDDVDPHKTILKTETENLELLPSHIDLVGAEIEMLNRPNREMVMKHVLEKVRDDYDFILIDCSPSLGLITVNALTAADSVIIPVQCEYFALEGLGKLLNTIKIIQNRLNQQLEIEGFLLTMYDARLNLSNQVYEEVKRHFQDMVFETIIARNIKLSEAPSYGVPAISYDASSKGAVSYLNLARELLQNNEITKLNSKQAVEQ, encoded by the coding sequence ATGGGAAAGATTATTGCATTAGCGAACCAAAAGGGGGGCGTGGGTAAAACAACTACGGCTATCAACCTTGCGGCAAGCCTTGCTGTACTGGAGCAGAAGGTACTGATTATCGATGCCGACCCCCAGGCAAACGCGACATCTGGTGTAGGATTCGACGTTCGCAACGTAACCACAAGCATTTACGAATGTATTGTGGACGACGTCGATCCGCACAAGACAATTCTGAAGACAGAAACAGAAAATCTTGAACTTCTTCCGTCACACATCGATTTGGTTGGAGCAGAAATTGAGATGCTTAACCGACCAAACAGAGAGATGGTGATGAAACATGTTTTGGAGAAAGTCCGCGATGATTACGATTTTATTTTGATTGACTGTTCTCCTTCTCTCGGATTGATTACGGTGAACGCATTAACAGCTGCCGATTCAGTAATCATCCCGGTTCAGTGTGAGTACTTTGCGCTGGAAGGATTGGGGAAACTGCTCAATACCATTAAAATCATTCAAAACCGGTTAAATCAACAACTCGAAATTGAAGGATTCCTTCTTACAATGTACGATGCCCGTCTCAATCTGTCGAACCAGGTTTATGAAGAGGTAAAACGGCATTTTCAGGATATGGTTTTCGAAACCATTATTGCACGGAACATTAAGTTGTCGGAAGCTCCTAGTTATGGTGTGCCGGCGATTTCATACGACGCCAGTTCGAAAGGTGCTGTCAGCTACCTGAACCTGGCCCGTGAATTATTGCAAAACAACGAAATCACAAAACTCAACAGTAAACAAGCTGTCGAACAATAA
- the priA gene encoding primosomal protein N' has translation MVHHPQHFVDVILPLPLPGKFTYSVPEGMNGKLQPGVRVIVQFGKKKFYSALVHRIHNEEPSGYEIKSIETVLDKQPVIHPELFEFWEWIASYYHCSLGEVMKAALPSGLKLESETRVIFNPEFEEDKNNLSSRERLILTFLRNRKISSVSDLNRTDQKGNAYSVIKSLLNRGAISVEESLRSSYKPRTETYIRLAEEYSGKSRLTELVDDLSRAPKQQELLMRFLEYTRFGNEEAIREYSKKNLLAKVGTTTATLNTLIKKGVFELTERRIDRLSQYAGNIREGFELSQAQEKAYAEIEQNLEEKQVTLLHGVTSSGKTEIYIRLIEKYIRENKQVLYLLPEIALTTQIVQRLKQVFGDKAGIYHSRFNDAERVEIWNKVLNFDPESDENQYQVIIGARSSVFLPYRSPGLIIVDEEHENSYKQFDPAPRYHARDAAIVLSHLTGARVLLGTATPAIESYFNALSGKYGLVELSERFQQIELPKILTADLRDAYKRKQMRGHFTPLLFEEIEKALEANEQVILFQNRRGFAPFIECKTCGWVPKCKHCDVSLTYHKHNNSLVCHYCGYTIHHPTNCQACGSNEINTKGFGTEKIEDEVSLIFPEARVTRMDLDTTRARKSFEKIIHDYDSGKIDILIGTQMVTKGLDFQNVSVVGILNADNLLNYPDFRAYERSYQLMAQVSGRAGRKYRQGKVIIQTSEPDHHIIQQVIENDYQGMYKGQLAERKHFKYPPYYRLIGLALKHRDKREVERIANQLATRLKRSFRSRVLGPEDPVINRIQNWYIKQFWLKIEREISIVSAKKKLQEILEEVKTQPGNSGVQINTDVDPM, from the coding sequence ATGGTACACCACCCTCAACACTTTGTCGATGTTATCCTCCCACTTCCGTTACCGGGGAAATTTACCTATTCGGTTCCGGAAGGGATGAATGGTAAGCTACAGCCGGGGGTGCGCGTCATTGTTCAGTTTGGAAAGAAAAAGTTCTATTCCGCATTGGTTCACCGAATCCACAACGAAGAACCATCGGGCTATGAGATCAAATCCATTGAAACAGTGCTGGACAAACAACCAGTCATTCATCCGGAATTGTTCGAATTTTGGGAATGGATTGCCTCTTACTATCACTGTTCGTTGGGCGAAGTAATGAAAGCAGCTCTTCCGTCCGGATTAAAACTGGAAAGTGAAACAAGGGTTATTTTCAATCCGGAATTTGAGGAAGATAAAAACAACTTGTCTTCCCGGGAGCGTCTTATTTTAACCTTCCTCCGTAACCGGAAAATATCGTCAGTTTCGGACCTGAACCGTACTGACCAAAAAGGCAATGCTTATTCGGTCATCAAGTCACTATTAAACCGTGGCGCTATCTCAGTAGAAGAGTCGCTACGTTCCAGCTACAAACCCAGGACAGAGACCTATATTCGACTGGCAGAAGAGTATTCCGGCAAAAGCCGGTTGACAGAACTGGTTGATGATTTGTCCCGTGCGCCCAAACAGCAGGAATTGCTGATGCGGTTCCTGGAATACACCCGGTTCGGAAATGAAGAGGCTATTCGGGAATACAGCAAAAAAAATCTGCTGGCAAAAGTAGGAACAACTACCGCTACGCTGAATACACTTATAAAAAAGGGAGTATTTGAACTTACTGAAAGACGGATCGACCGCCTCAGCCAATACGCCGGAAACATCCGGGAAGGATTTGAATTAAGCCAGGCACAAGAAAAGGCATACGCCGAAATTGAGCAAAACCTGGAGGAGAAACAGGTTACGTTACTGCATGGAGTGACTTCCAGCGGAAAGACAGAGATATACATCCGACTAATCGAAAAATACATACGGGAGAACAAACAGGTTTTATACCTCCTCCCCGAAATTGCGCTGACGACTCAAATTGTACAGCGGCTGAAACAGGTTTTTGGCGATAAAGCCGGAATTTACCACAGCCGTTTCAACGATGCCGAACGGGTGGAAATCTGGAACAAAGTGCTCAATTTCGATCCGGAATCCGACGAGAACCAATACCAGGTTATTATCGGTGCCCGTTCTTCCGTCTTTCTTCCATACCGGTCCCCCGGATTAATCATTGTGGATGAGGAGCACGAAAATTCCTATAAGCAGTTCGATCCGGCCCCGCGTTACCATGCTCGGGATGCGGCTATCGTCTTAAGCCATCTGACAGGTGCCCGTGTTTTATTGGGTACTGCCACACCCGCTATCGAATCGTACTTCAATGCCCTTTCGGGAAAATATGGATTGGTAGAACTGTCGGAACGTTTTCAGCAAATTGAATTGCCAAAAATTCTTACGGCCGATCTCAGGGATGCCTACAAGCGAAAGCAGATGCGGGGACACTTTACTCCATTGCTTTTCGAAGAGATTGAAAAAGCCCTGGAAGCAAATGAGCAGGTTATTTTGTTCCAGAATCGTCGTGGTTTTGCTCCGTTCATCGAATGTAAAACATGTGGCTGGGTTCCCAAATGCAAACATTGCGATGTTAGCCTGACCTACCACAAACACAACAATTCGCTGGTTTGTCATTATTGTGGGTATACCATTCATCACCCAACCAATTGCCAGGCCTGCGGTAGCAATGAAATTAACACCAAAGGGTTCGGGACCGAAAAGATTGAAGACGAAGTCTCCCTTATTTTCCCGGAAGCCCGGGTCACCCGCATGGATTTAGATACAACCCGGGCACGAAAATCATTTGAGAAGATTATTCACGATTATGATTCAGGGAAAATCGATATCCTGATTGGCACACAAATGGTTACCAAAGGACTCGATTTTCAGAACGTTAGTGTAGTCGGAATTCTAAATGCCGACAACCTGCTCAATTACCCTGATTTCAGAGCTTACGAACGCAGTTACCAACTAATGGCGCAAGTGAGCGGTCGTGCAGGCCGGAAATATCGTCAGGGAAAAGTAATTATTCAGACATCTGAACCAGACCATCACATCATTCAGCAAGTTATCGAAAATGATTATCAAGGAATGTATAAAGGACAGCTGGCCGAGCGAAAGCATTTCAAATATCCCCCTTACTACCGTTTGATCGGCCTGGCGCTGAAACATCGCGACAAGCGCGAAGTGGAACGAATTGCCAATCAACTGGCGACCAGGCTGAAACGTTCTTTCCGTAGTCGTGTCTTGGGACCGGAGGATCCGGTAATTAACCGAATACAAAACTGGTATATCAAACAATTCTGGCTAAAAATTGAACGTGAAATTTCCATCGTCAGTGCCAAGAAAAAACTGCAGGAAATCCTGGAGGAAGTCAAAACCCAACCGGGAAATTCCGGAGTCCAAATCAACACCGATGTAGATCCGATGTAG
- the pfkA gene encoding 6-phosphofructokinase, protein MKENILSMPAPDMYNDCRIKKIAVLTSGGDAPGMNAAIRAVTRSAIYFGREIVGIYYGYKGMINKNFQTMKSGDVSNIIQLGGTILKSARSKEFMTKEGREKAYQNLKEENIDALVAIGGDGTFTGARIFAQEFNFPIIGVPGTIDNDLFGTDFTIGYDTALNTIVQAVDKIRDTATAHERLFFIEVMGRDAGFLALNGGIAAGSEAVLIPEFDTDIGTLETYIETGYHKNKKSSIVLVAEGDKAGGAFSIASKIERKYPQYDVRVTVLGHVQRGGSPTASDRILASRLGVAAIEALLDDQKSVMVGIEFDEIVHVPFNKAIKNEKSINQHLLRVLRMLSI, encoded by the coding sequence ATGAAGGAGAATATTCTCAGCATGCCTGCCCCCGATATGTACAACGACTGTCGCATTAAAAAAATAGCCGTTTTAACATCGGGCGGTGACGCTCCCGGAATGAATGCCGCCATTCGTGCGGTAACCCGAAGCGCCATTTATTTTGGCCGCGAAATAGTCGGAATTTACTATGGCTATAAGGGAATGATCAACAAGAATTTTCAGACCATGAAATCCGGTGATGTGAGCAACATCATTCAGTTGGGCGGTACTATTTTAAAATCGGCCCGGAGTAAGGAGTTCATGACCAAAGAAGGACGCGAAAAGGCTTATCAAAACCTGAAGGAAGAAAACATCGATGCCCTGGTGGCTATCGGTGGTGACGGAACCTTTACTGGCGCCCGTATCTTCGCCCAGGAATTCAATTTCCCCATCATCGGTGTACCCGGAACCATCGACAACGACCTGTTCGGAACTGATTTCACCATCGGTTACGATACGGCACTTAACACCATCGTTCAGGCAGTCGATAAAATTCGTGATACGGCAACTGCTCACGAACGTCTTTTCTTCATCGAAGTAATGGGCCGCGATGCCGGTTTCCTGGCCTTGAATGGTGGAATTGCCGCCGGTTCAGAGGCTGTTCTGATTCCCGAGTTTGATACTGACATTGGAACGCTGGAAACCTACATCGAAACAGGATACCATAAAAATAAAAAGTCATCCATCGTTTTAGTGGCTGAAGGCGATAAAGCTGGCGGTGCTTTTAGTATCGCTTCAAAAATTGAAAGGAAATATCCGCAATACGATGTTCGTGTAACCGTTTTAGGCCACGTACAGCGCGGTGGTTCGCCAACCGCTTCCGATCGTATCCTGGCCAGCCGGCTGGGCGTTGCTGCAATTGAAGCGCTTCTCGACGATCAGAAAAGTGTGATGGTGGGTATTGAATTCGATGAAATTGTTCATGTACCTTTCAATAAAGCCATCAAAAACGAAAAATCGATCAACCAACACCTGCTAAGAGTACTGCGAATGCTCTCTATTTAA
- a CDS encoding 4-hydroxy-3-methylbut-2-enyl diphosphate reductase has product MEIEIDSKSGFCFGVVNAVQKAEKTLETQESLYCLGDIVHNNAEVERLSRKGLITIDHGQFFQLKDCTVLLRAHGEPPSTYEHARKNNITLLDATCPVVLKLQDRVRKGQTEQEARSGQVVIYGRKGHAEVNGLVGQTNNKAVVIESADDLDSIDFNRPVELFSQTTKDMDGFYKLAEEIKQRGTDVIIHDTLCRQVSNRVPGIREFARRFDLILFVSGRKSSNGKMLYRISKETNPNSKFISSPEELEAEWFQNIEKVGICGATSTPWHLMEDVAERARTLTK; this is encoded by the coding sequence ATGGAAATTGAGATTGACAGCAAATCGGGATTTTGCTTTGGCGTGGTGAACGCGGTTCAGAAAGCAGAAAAAACACTGGAAACCCAGGAAAGTCTGTATTGCCTTGGAGATATCGTTCACAATAATGCAGAAGTGGAACGCCTTTCCCGGAAGGGCTTAATTACCATTGATCACGGCCAGTTTTTTCAGTTAAAAGACTGTACTGTGCTGCTTCGCGCCCACGGTGAACCACCTTCCACTTATGAACATGCCCGTAAAAACAACATCACCCTGTTAGACGCCACCTGCCCCGTCGTATTGAAACTACAGGACAGAGTCAGAAAAGGCCAGACTGAACAGGAAGCACGTAGCGGACAAGTAGTCATTTACGGACGGAAAGGACATGCTGAAGTAAATGGTTTGGTAGGCCAAACGAATAATAAAGCAGTTGTCATCGAATCCGCCGATGATTTAGACAGCATTGACTTCAATCGCCCGGTAGAGCTTTTCTCCCAAACCACGAAAGACATGGATGGCTTTTACAAACTGGCTGAAGAGATTAAACAGCGGGGTACCGACGTCATCATTCACGATACGCTTTGTCGGCAGGTTTCCAACCGTGTTCCCGGTATCAGGGAATTTGCCCGCCGTTTTGATTTAATCCTGTTTGTCAGCGGACGAAAAAGCTCTAACGGAAAAATGTTGTACAGAATCAGCAAGGAAACCAATCCAAATTCAAAATTCATTTCGTCTCCGGAAGAACTGGAAGCGGAATGGTTTCAAAATATCGAAAAAGTTGGTATCTGCGGAGCCACTTCCACCCCCTGGCATTTGATGGAAGATGTGGCTGAGAGGGCCAGGACACTCACGAAATAG
- the cmk gene encoding (d)CMP kinase gives MPENKKIVIAVDGHSSCGKSTLAKALASRLNYAYIDTGAMYRAVTLYGLRNNLIANGKVDEAELTAQLHQIKITFRYNKVTGESETYLNGENVEEEIRQLPVSRNVSPVATISEVRKHLVALQQGMGMEKGIVMDGRDIGTVVFPDAELKIYMTASPEVRAQRRYHELKAKGEDISFGEIKANVIERDYIDENREESPLRKADDAIVLDNSYVTPDEQLDWAYEKVMERLNRNGN, from the coding sequence ATGCCTGAAAATAAGAAAATAGTCATCGCTGTCGATGGCCACTCCTCCTGCGGTAAAAGCACGCTGGCCAAAGCGCTGGCATCACGATTGAATTATGCTTACATCGATACAGGTGCCATGTACCGTGCTGTTACCCTTTACGGCCTTCGCAACAATTTAATTGCCAACGGCAAAGTAGATGAAGCCGAACTAACAGCACAACTCCATCAGATTAAAATTACTTTTCGATATAATAAAGTTACCGGGGAAAGCGAAACTTACCTCAACGGCGAAAACGTAGAAGAAGAAATCAGACAGTTGCCGGTTTCCCGGAATGTCAGCCCGGTTGCTACCATTAGCGAAGTGCGAAAACATTTAGTGGCCCTGCAACAGGGAATGGGCATGGAGAAAGGGATCGTCATGGATGGCCGTGACATCGGAACAGTGGTTTTCCCTGATGCCGAACTGAAGATTTACATGACGGCATCACCGGAAGTGAGGGCCCAACGCCGTTACCACGAGCTAAAAGCCAAAGGCGAAGACATTTCATTTGGAGAGATAAAAGCCAATGTAATTGAGCGCGACTACATTGATGAGAACCGGGAAGAGAGTCCACTCAGAAAAGCGGACGATGCTATAGTTCTAGACAACAGCTATGTTACACCAGATGAACAACTGGACTGGGCATATGAGAAAGTAATGGAAAGATTGAACCGCAATGGAAATTGA
- the porQ gene encoding type IX secretion system protein PorQ, translating into MKTRLLIVLLLLASRMAHGQVGGEGTYRFLDLTTSARSAALGGYQVALDDNDLDLVFHNPALLRDTMRNQLVLNYVDYFSDIKFGYASYAWHLNKIGTVATGIHFIDYGKFIEAREDGAITGTFRAAEYALNIYWAKQITPRLRGGINIKPIYSVLETYHSFGLAVDAGLILSGRDNQSTIALVAKNIGTQITTYYQDGNYEKLPFDLQFGFSKRLEHAPFRLMVTAHHLTNWNLTYNETTSGTTTSPLTGTTSESGISKVMRHLIFGAELLPSKNFTIRLGYNHQRRKELSVESRPGMVGFSAGFGVRVSKFNLGYGLASYHIAGASHHFSISTNLSQFLP; encoded by the coding sequence GTGAAAACCAGACTACTAATTGTATTATTACTTCTTGCATCCCGGATGGCACATGGCCAGGTAGGCGGTGAAGGAACATATCGTTTTCTGGACTTGACAACATCTGCCCGATCTGCGGCTCTTGGGGGCTATCAGGTAGCATTGGACGATAATGATTTAGACCTGGTTTTTCATAATCCGGCATTGTTGCGAGACACGATGCGCAATCAACTTGTCCTGAATTATGTGGATTATTTTTCGGACATCAAGTTCGGTTATGCATCCTATGCCTGGCACCTCAACAAAATCGGGACAGTAGCTACCGGCATCCATTTCATCGACTACGGAAAATTCATCGAAGCCCGCGAAGACGGCGCCATTACCGGAACCTTCCGGGCAGCCGAGTACGCTTTGAACATTTACTGGGCAAAACAGATAACGCCCCGCTTGCGCGGAGGAATCAACATCAAACCTATTTATTCGGTTCTCGAAACGTATCATTCATTTGGATTAGCGGTGGATGCCGGGCTTATCCTTTCCGGACGGGATAATCAATCCACCATTGCATTGGTGGCCAAAAATATCGGCACACAAATCACAACGTATTACCAGGATGGGAATTACGAAAAACTCCCATTCGACTTGCAGTTTGGATTTTCAAAACGACTGGAACATGCACCGTTCCGGCTCATGGTTACGGCGCATCATCTTACCAACTGGAATTTAACCTACAATGAAACGACTTCAGGAACGACAACCTCGCCATTAACGGGTACAACTTCCGAGAGTGGTATTTCCAAAGTGATGCGGCACCTCATCTTTGGTGCAGAATTGCTGCCCAGTAAAAATTTCACGATTCGCCTTGGCTACAACCACCAACGGAGAAAAGAACTGTCGGTCGAGTCTCGCCCGGGAATGGTTGGCTTTTCTGCCGGATTTGGCGTTCGCGTTTCTAAATTTAACCTGGGCTACGGACTTGCCTCGTATCACATTGCCGGTGCGTCACATCATTTCTCCATCAGTACCAACCTTTCCCAATTCCTCCCTTGA
- a CDS encoding DMT family transporter, with product MKNKIVVYLAVTMAMAFWAISFVWVKIVYQAYGPLTTVFFRLVIATVLLFAYTKLTGRLMKPERKDWKAFILLAFFEPFLYFMGESFSLKYAASTVAAVIVATIPLFSPLAAFRFHGEKISVRAFFGIILSFAGVTVVVLDTSENLSASILGIALEFVAVAATIGYTVVLKGLTKKYNTTSIVTYQSFIGIFYFLPFWLTFEMKSFIHTPANVDSLIAILKLAIFASGFAFLFFTYSVGKLGINKANIFMNSIPVFTAIFAWLILGETLSLQKMTGISIVIAGLFLAQMKIRKKAYKNIQDEVH from the coding sequence GTGAAAAACAAGATAGTTGTCTATCTGGCCGTTACTATGGCAATGGCTTTCTGGGCCATTTCCTTTGTGTGGGTAAAAATTGTTTACCAGGCATATGGCCCGCTGACCACCGTATTTTTCAGATTGGTAATTGCCACTGTGCTTTTGTTTGCCTATACCAAACTAACAGGCAGGTTAATGAAACCTGAACGGAAAGACTGGAAAGCATTTATCCTGCTCGCCTTTTTCGAACCCTTCCTCTATTTCATGGGCGAAAGTTTTAGCCTGAAATATGCTGCCAGTACCGTTGCAGCTGTCATTGTAGCGACCATTCCCCTGTTTTCACCACTGGCTGCATTCCGTTTTCACGGAGAAAAAATATCGGTCCGCGCCTTTTTCGGAATCATCCTTTCCTTTGCCGGGGTAACCGTGGTTGTTCTCGACACTTCCGAAAATCTATCGGCTTCAATATTGGGAATTGCACTGGAGTTTGTTGCTGTGGCGGCCACCATCGGCTATACTGTTGTTCTGAAAGGACTGACAAAAAAATATAACACGACCAGCATTGTAACGTACCAAAGCTTTATTGGTATTTTCTACTTTCTGCCTTTTTGGTTGACATTCGAAATGAAGAGTTTCATACATACGCCGGCCAATGTCGATTCGCTTATCGCGATACTGAAACTTGCTATTTTTGCTTCGGGTTTTGCTTTCCTGTTTTTCACCTACAGTGTGGGAAAATTAGGAATCAACAAAGCCAATATTTTTATGAATAGCATTCCGGTATTTACGGCAATTTTTGCCTGGCTGATTCTGGGAGAAACACTCTCGCTCCAAAAAATGACCGGAATTTCGATTGTGATTGCCGGCTTATTCCTGGCACAAATGAAGATCAGAAAAAAAGCGTATAAGAATATTCAGGATGAAGTACATTGA
- a CDS encoding polysaccharide biosynthesis C-terminal domain-containing protein has translation MKENWDSEKSLQVFQLLRFGMLVLIGILLTHSKLSVSEIGQYESFLFWAGMASFFWLNGLIQGALPMAGSEEKEAVGRQKSPFLFTVFFVLLVFSTFTALMFTVLYQAGLLSFLRGHALYWFLLFVVFGIPANLTVYIYLLDNRPGGMLRYGFGIFGLQLMLILIALVSGEGIEIILKILALVALLQFSWLVRLVLRYSSVIFSRELARKLLIRSWPLILATLLSGSAQYIDGWLVTLRFGSATFAIFRFGARELPLVVLIANAFSNAMLPKLGKPAGLSLHLDEIKVRSAKMMNWMFPLSALLMILSPWIFPLIFNPAFAESASIFNIYLLLIIPRLVFPQTILNGIGKTTIISRAAVYEILINVGLSILLSFPFGLEGVALATVIAYLFEKCYLAYWLYRLEGITVTAYNDWKRHLLFSAGILTLFLMIEIVIN, from the coding sequence TTGAAAGAGAATTGGGATAGCGAAAAATCGTTGCAGGTTTTTCAATTGCTCCGTTTCGGAATGTTGGTTCTGATCGGGATTTTGTTGACACATTCGAAGCTGAGTGTATCGGAAATCGGGCAATACGAATCGTTCCTCTTTTGGGCAGGGATGGCCAGTTTTTTCTGGTTAAACGGGTTAATACAGGGAGCGCTACCGATGGCCGGATCAGAAGAAAAGGAGGCAGTCGGAAGGCAAAAATCTCCATTCCTTTTTACCGTGTTCTTTGTCCTTTTGGTATTCTCGACTTTTACCGCTCTTATGTTTACAGTATTGTACCAAGCCGGCCTTCTTTCATTTTTACGTGGTCATGCCTTGTATTGGTTTCTTCTTTTTGTTGTCTTCGGGATACCGGCAAACCTGACCGTTTATATCTATTTGCTCGATAACCGTCCGGGTGGAATGCTGCGATACGGATTCGGTATTTTCGGGCTACAGCTTATGTTAATTTTGATCGCTTTAGTATCGGGAGAAGGTATTGAAATAATATTGAAGATACTTGCCCTGGTTGCATTGCTTCAGTTCTCGTGGCTGGTCAGATTGGTTCTTCGTTATTCGTCCGTTATATTCTCAAGAGAGCTTGCCCGAAAACTTTTGATCCGTTCATGGCCACTCATTTTAGCTACGTTACTAAGCGGTTCGGCACAATATATCGATGGTTGGCTGGTGACCCTTCGTTTTGGTTCGGCTACATTCGCCATTTTCCGTTTTGGTGCACGCGAACTTCCGTTGGTTGTGCTTATCGCCAATGCCTTTAGCAATGCGATGTTGCCCAAATTGGGCAAGCCAGCTGGCTTGTCATTGCATCTTGATGAAATCAAAGTGCGTTCGGCAAAGATGATGAACTGGATGTTTCCACTGTCGGCTTTGTTAATGATACTTTCGCCCTGGATTTTTCCACTTATTTTTAATCCGGCTTTCGCCGAATCGGCTTCTATTTTCAATATTTACCTGTTGCTGATTATTCCACGATTAGTTTTTCCACAAACCATCCTGAACGGAATTGGGAAAACGACAATCATCAGTAGGGCAGCTGTGTATGAAATTCTTATCAATGTAGGGTTGAGCATTTTATTGTCATTTCCTTTTGGATTGGAAGGGGTTGCCTTGGCCACGGTCATCGCATATCTCTTCGAAAAATGCTATCTTGCTTACTGGCTGTACCGTCTCGAAGGAATAACGGTGACAGCTTATAACGACTGGAAGAGACACCTGCTGTTTTCGGCAGGAATATTAACTTTGTTCCTTATGATTGAAATTGTCATAAATTGA
- a CDS encoding GNAT family N-acetyltransferase, with amino-acid sequence MQIREVNDKQTRKLFHKVAHEVYRGDTNWTPPLEAMIDNTFDPQKNVFYKNGDGTRWVLTDDDGRLLGRVGAFINGNKAYTFQQPTGGMGYFECVENQEAAFLLFDTAKNWLKERGMEAMDGPVNFGENLLNWGLLVDGFVPQAFGMPYHRPYYRDLFDAYGFKVYFEQYSYHLDHKKPFPERFWKIAGWVAQKPNYHFEHVRFSNIEKYIQDFTKIYDQAWAHHDNHQSVDLDDVRGMVRLAKFIADEEFLWFAYHNDEPVAFFGMIPDWNQVLIKLDGKVNLKNVLKFWYYKKKRTITRTRILIMGVVPKFQGSGLESAIFWHLDKVMKRKYWYNEIEMSWVGDFNPKMVAMYKSVGGVHAKTHYTMRYLFDPDQPFERAPKLMKDVRLLREERKNKEKNEATGPKKKG; translated from the coding sequence ATGCAAATCAGGGAAGTAAACGATAAACAAACACGCAAGCTTTTTCACAAGGTAGCGCACGAGGTGTATCGTGGCGACACAAATTGGACGCCTCCGTTGGAAGCTATGATTGACAATACGTTCGATCCGCAGAAAAACGTTTTCTACAAAAACGGCGATGGTACCCGATGGGTTTTGACGGATGACGATGGTAGATTGCTGGGGAGGGTAGGGGCTTTCATCAATGGAAACAAAGCCTATACTTTTCAGCAGCCAACAGGAGGAATGGGATATTTCGAGTGTGTGGAGAATCAGGAAGCTGCGTTTTTATTGTTCGACACGGCAAAAAACTGGCTCAAGGAACGCGGTATGGAAGCAATGGACGGGCCAGTCAATTTTGGTGAGAACCTGTTAAACTGGGGGTTGTTGGTTGACGGTTTTGTGCCGCAGGCTTTTGGAATGCCCTATCACAGGCCTTACTACCGCGATCTTTTTGATGCATACGGATTTAAAGTTTATTTTGAGCAATACAGTTACCATCTCGATCATAAAAAGCCTTTTCCCGAACGATTTTGGAAAATTGCTGGTTGGGTAGCGCAAAAGCCCAATTATCACTTCGAACATGTTCGGTTTAGCAATATTGAAAAATATATTCAGGATTTTACCAAGATCTATGATCAGGCGTGGGCGCACCACGATAATCATCAATCGGTTGATTTGGATGATGTCCGGGGAATGGTTCGTCTGGCTAAATTTATTGCTGATGAAGAATTTCTTTGGTTTGCCTATCACAACGATGAGCCGGTAGCTTTCTTCGGGATGATTCCTGATTGGAACCAGGTTCTCATCAAGCTCGACGGCAAAGTCAATTTGAAAAATGTGCTGAAATTCTGGTACTATAAAAAGAAGAGAACGATAACCCGTACCCGGATTCTTATCATGGGCGTTGTTCCGAAGTTCCAGGGTTCCGGTTTGGAGTCAGCCATCTTCTGGCACCTCGACAAAGTGATGAAGCGGAAGTATTGGTACAATGAAATTGAAATGTCGTGGGTCGGCGATTTCAATCCGAAAATGGTGGCCATGTATAAATCGGTTGGTGGTGTTCATGCCAAAACGCATTATACGATGCGTTACCTGTTCGACCCGGACCAGCCGTTTGAGCGTGCACCCAAATTGATGAAAGATGTACGTCTTTTACGCGAAGAACGCAAAAACAAAGAGAAAAACGAAGCAACTGGACCCAAGAAAAAAGGTTGA
- a CDS encoding type B 50S ribosomal protein L31: MKKGIHPENYRMVVFRDMSNGHTFITKSAAPSRENVEIDGVEYPLIKLEISSTSHPFYTGKMKLVDTAGRVDKFMNRYQKHMDNRKK; the protein is encoded by the coding sequence ATGAAAAAGGGAATACATCCGGAAAATTATCGAATGGTGGTCTTCAGGGATATGTCCAACGGACATACATTTATCACCAAATCGGCTGCCCCTTCACGGGAAAATGTTGAAATTGATGGTGTTGAGTATCCGCTGATTAAACTGGAAATCTCAAGTACCTCTCACCCTTTCTATACTGGTAAGATGAAATTGGTTGACACAGCTGGCCGTGTTGACAAGTTCATGAACCGTTACCAGAAACACATGGACAATAGAAAAAAGTAA